The following coding sequences lie in one Candidatus Tanganyikabacteria bacterium genomic window:
- a CDS encoding PilZ domain-containing protein, whose product MPVAGYIPDVESETPSVKQRLEPGDRLRRDLLSPQSHQILLPGGTVLTAGFINKIAALGLAEEALRCVVSDYDAKRQAAADAERGMPFEYALYVEGKETVRLLLEGAARPRLGSLDREVLWEQASTFATKLLDRIESQPLSEFPDLRVYDLYMHSHPLNSAVLAILVGTALDYQRAQLHELALAALFADLGKARLPAVLLFKPDRLSEAELQWARTHVGGSVEFAEQFRWTQGTIRIAAAAHHERWDGSGYPRGLARRTISEAASIIGLVDAYDAMISDVPYRKRLEPAIAYRLVSAADHFDPAVVEAFKRRVVPYPTGTSVKLSTGVEAKVVAATADNPYRPVVEISGQRLDLADDGAVRVVSHLIPRRFIRQKVTFDVHVTDPGGLAIVGKAMDLSLGGLCIEADTAPQLGADLYVRLVGAGRELVLIGHVLWVRHGEGGKSVFALSAIPAGEEDRESLMSVLLDAAGIAP is encoded by the coding sequence GTGCCCGTGGCCGGGTACATTCCCGACGTGGAGTCCGAGACGCCTTCGGTCAAGCAGCGGTTGGAGCCTGGCGATCGGCTGCGGCGAGATCTCCTGAGCCCGCAGTCGCACCAGATCCTGCTGCCGGGCGGCACCGTGCTGACCGCCGGGTTCATCAACAAGATCGCGGCGCTGGGTCTGGCCGAGGAGGCCTTGCGCTGCGTCGTCTCCGACTACGACGCCAAGCGGCAGGCGGCCGCCGACGCCGAACGCGGCATGCCGTTCGAGTATGCCCTCTACGTCGAGGGCAAGGAGACCGTCAGGTTGCTGCTCGAGGGCGCCGCCAGGCCGCGGCTGGGATCCCTCGACCGGGAAGTTCTCTGGGAGCAAGCCTCCACCTTCGCCACCAAGCTGCTCGACAGGATCGAGTCCCAGCCGCTTTCGGAGTTCCCCGACCTGCGCGTCTACGACCTGTACATGCACTCGCATCCGCTCAACTCGGCCGTCCTGGCCATTCTGGTCGGCACCGCGCTCGACTACCAGCGAGCGCAGTTGCACGAACTGGCGCTCGCCGCCCTCTTCGCCGATCTGGGCAAGGCGCGGCTCCCGGCGGTCCTGCTCTTCAAGCCGGATCGGCTGTCGGAAGCCGAACTCCAGTGGGCGCGCACGCACGTCGGCGGTTCGGTCGAGTTCGCCGAGCAGTTTCGCTGGACGCAGGGCACCATCCGCATCGCGGCGGCCGCCCATCACGAACGCTGGGACGGCTCCGGCTACCCCCGGGGTCTGGCGCGCCGGACCATCTCCGAGGCCGCCTCGATCATCGGCCTGGTGGACGCGTACGACGCCATGATCTCGGACGTGCCGTACCGGAAACGCCTGGAACCCGCGATCGCCTACCGCCTGGTCTCCGCGGCCGATCACTTCGATCCCGCGGTCGTCGAGGCTTTCAAGCGGCGCGTCGTGCCGTATCCCACGGGCACGTCGGTCAAGCTGAGCACGGGAGTCGAGGCGAAGGTCGTCGCGGCGACGGCCGACAATCCGTACCGGCCGGTGGTGGAGATTTCCGGGCAGCGACTGGATCTGGCTGACGACGGGGCGGTCCGCGTGGTGTCGCACCTCATCCCGCGGCGCTTCATCCGCCAGAAGGTCACCTTCGACGTGCACGTCACGGATCCGGGCGGCCTGGCGATCGTGGGCAAGGCCATGGACCTCTCGCTCGGCGGCCTCTGCATAGAGGCCGACACGGCGCCGCAGCTAGGAGCCGACCTGTACGTGCGCCTGGTGGGCGCCGGGCGCGAACTGGTGCTTATTGGCCACGTCCTGTGGGTCCGCCACGGCGAGGGCGGCAAGTCGGTCTTCGCGCTCTCGGCGATCCCCGCCGGCGAAGAGGATCGCGAAAGCCTGATGAGCGTCCTGCTCGACGCGGCGGGTATCGCCCCGTGA
- a CDS encoding PilZ domain-containing protein, whose protein sequence is MKSLSKGDVLLYDLLMPGDGQLLLPAGTVLDDDYIFKILKLGVWEEALRCVDPDYDLHQRLDAAATRRKDPLFDYSLFQEARLIMLKLEECAKAWTKRDPIYEFREGRILRQPIFELIHNIKGRIRSRNMADFIDLRVHDVYDYAHSINVCTMSLAMGAALDWADEDLLHLGAGALLADIGMFLVPPAIRHKAGTLEPEEEVEVRSHVARGYELLKEFGWLKAASLMAMFHHHERMDGSGYPRALKGSNISEGARLVMVADVYDAMISDVPYRRRNESGLAHRMIMNLAGAQFDATATAALAKAVAPYPLQSKVQITGGQEAAVILVESGKLYKPVVQIGEEIVDLSGDPRGRRIVQNVVTRRFYRQKLSLACEYSLDSAPRLGGTMLDISLNGMCIRGRGVRAHSGQAIEVMFILPGTANTARIKGKVIWARPDATGAVLFGVATTQMHATNQDQLLKLIMSSVPTGVDG, encoded by the coding sequence ATGAAATCCCTCTCGAAGGGCGACGTTTTGCTCTACGACCTGCTGATGCCCGGCGACGGGCAACTGCTGCTGCCCGCCGGCACGGTCCTGGACGACGACTACATCTTCAAGATCCTCAAGCTGGGCGTATGGGAAGAGGCACTGCGGTGCGTCGATCCGGATTACGACCTGCACCAGCGCCTCGACGCGGCCGCGACACGGCGCAAGGACCCGCTCTTCGACTACTCGCTCTTCCAGGAAGCGCGCCTCATCATGCTCAAGCTCGAGGAATGCGCCAAGGCCTGGACCAAGCGCGATCCCATCTACGAGTTTCGCGAAGGACGGATCCTGCGGCAGCCGATCTTCGAACTGATCCACAACATCAAGGGCCGGATCCGCTCGCGCAACATGGCGGACTTCATCGACCTGCGCGTTCACGACGTCTATGACTACGCCCACTCGATAAACGTCTGCACGATGTCCCTCGCCATGGGCGCGGCGCTTGACTGGGCCGACGAGGACCTGCTCCACCTGGGCGCGGGCGCCCTCCTGGCCGACATCGGCATGTTCCTGGTGCCGCCGGCCATCCGCCACAAGGCCGGGACCCTCGAACCCGAAGAGGAGGTGGAGGTCCGATCGCACGTGGCCCGCGGCTACGAACTGCTCAAGGAGTTCGGCTGGCTGAAGGCGGCGTCGCTGATGGCCATGTTCCACCACCACGAGCGCATGGACGGCAGCGGCTACCCGCGCGCGCTCAAGGGATCCAACATCAGCGAGGGGGCGCGCCTGGTGATGGTGGCCGACGTCTACGACGCGATGATCTCCGACGTCCCGTATCGCCGCCGCAACGAGTCGGGCCTGGCGCACCGGATGATCATGAACCTCGCCGGGGCCCAGTTCGACGCGACCGCGACGGCCGCCCTCGCGAAGGCGGTGGCGCCCTATCCGCTCCAGAGCAAGGTGCAGATCACCGGCGGGCAGGAAGCCGCGGTCATCCTGGTCGAATCGGGCAAGCTCTACAAGCCGGTCGTGCAAATCGGCGAGGAAATCGTCGATCTGAGCGGCGATCCGCGGGGACGCCGCATAGTCCAGAACGTGGTCACCCGGCGCTTCTATCGCCAGAAACTGTCCCTGGCCTGCGAGTACAGCCTCGACAGCGCCCCCCGCCTCGGCGGCACCATGCTCGACATCTCGCTCAACGGCATGTGCATCCGCGGGCGCGGCGTCCGCGCTCACTCCGGCCAGGCGATCGAGGTGATGTTCATCCTCCCCGGCACCGCCAACACGGCCCGCATCAAGGGCAAGGTGATCTGGGCCCGGCCGGACGCCACCGGAGCGGTCCTCTTCGGCGTGGCGACCACGCAGATGCACGCCACCAATCAGGATCAGCTGCTCAAGCTCATCATGTCGTCGGTGCCTACCGGAGTGGACGGCTAG